The segment TTGTTTAGAGTGATCTGACAAGTAATCGGAAAGTTATAATAGACaaggaattttttgttttgtgtttaTAAGTGCATAGTAGAATAAGACgagaaatttgtttttcatattgGGGTTCTTGGGTAGaaatttgtttatgaaaatagatgaactctttttttttttttttttttgttgtcaaaaactgatttttgagaactgtttttaaataatgttgAGAATCAGGGCTTAAGCATTTCAAAGATTAATCCCAATTCCCAAACACCCATAAGACCAAAACCCTTTTCTTTATTGCAGAAGACTAGATAATCATCACTGAAGAACACACCACACTGGTTCTTAGAGAATTCAGGAGACCCACAGAATTAAAGATCAAACAAGAATGGAAATTCAGAATCATCCATTTGAGGGATTAATTCCAGACTTTCAAATACCCAGAGAGAAAATCACTGAAAtcattgaaaacaaatttaatttgaatgagaaTTTGGGGTAAAGTGATtagtaattaaaatgaaatctcCAGATTTCTATTACCCAGAAAGAAAATCACtgaattcatttgaaaaacagatttgagaatgagaatttgggggtaaacaaacaaaacaaacatgaATGGGCGATCAAAATCACCGACCTGACACTGAAATCAATGAAAACAGATAAGGATTGAATGAGAGGTTGGGGTCAACAAATTACAAAGAACAAACagacaaaacaaaagaaaaaaacaaacatgaaTGGGCAAACAATGCACCACCCATTTGATCAAAGAGCAGTACCCAAACCCAAATACccagaaagaaaaatgacaGAAATCATTGAAAACAAACACAGATTGAATGAGAAATTGGggtcaaataaaataaaatcgatCACAAATTCACTACCTTATTCAAGGGCCAGATGAAGATGGCGCCACCACCAAGTGACCCATGCCTGTGAATCTGAGAAGCCACAAGGAACTGCTCTCTCAGACACATGAGCCCATGGGGAGAAGCCGCACAGGTTGGAATGTGGAGAAGTTGGTCACCACTGACCATGTCCCACACTGTTATTCCCACACTCATACTCCTATCACTGCACACCACCAATGCCTCTCTTCCTCCACTCCaatccatctttttctctctcattttccctcattttctctcattttctctcgTTTTCTCAGAGGTCAAttccatatatgtatatatatatacagaggTGTGAAGCTATTCATGCAGAGGTTGGTTTCGGGACAATGCATATGGGTGCTGTGACGCTTGTCAACTATATTTGTGGAAGAGACAAAAGGTGGCAGAGTAATTTGCATTTCCTGCGCACCCCCTGCGCACTGTAGAAGCGGGTTCCCCGGGAAGTGTTTTTCATGTTCACACTCAACTAACCTGTCCTCTGGCCTTTTCGttgatttccattttttttatttagcgccttgtaatttgttttttaattaaacacgTTTGTGGAAACTggaaagggttttttttttttttttttttttaaatatattattaaataaataaattttcacatttgaaatacttgaaaatttgaaaattttcttatagaatttattttttaagctaAATTAACCTctgaaaaaaggaaatattttatattttggaaaatatttaaatttttataaaaatattttttttgaataattaatacttaaaaatagtAGCatattactaaataaaataattttaaaaaatttaagaaaatgattttgataagcCCAATCATTAGAAACGAACTTAAGGTCACCCTACCCCTATCCCAGATCGCATCAGGACCGTTCATGACTGGGGCGTGGTCCCACCACTCCCCGACCAAAACGCAGCGTTTCAGACGCAACTCACGCTGTTCACATTCGCACTGGACACACACTCAAAGACACTGAGAGTGAAACCAGGAGAAAAGCCTCACTCCTTCACACCAAAGAGGCCCCAGATCCACATCACACCAAACAGGCCAGATCATCATGGGCGGTAGAAATGAAAtaatcaacctttttttttctcgcTCTCCTCAATCCTTTATTTTCTCGACTTCAGTTTGTTTCCtgggattaatttttttttttaaatttttttggtcGTCCACTCTGTGTTGTCTTCAATTGGATTGgattcatttctaattttatttttaggggaGTTTTCTCTGGAAACAAACAGTGGAATTAGGGTTTGAGCATTGTGAGAGACTGCGTCTATTGTTTACAGGTACAGGGGCGGCTTCTTCGAGTCTGTGGTTGGCTACGAATCCGAGCAAGAGATGGGGAGagttgtttttccttctctacaCTCCTTTCTGGCTCACTTTGTGCCTCGGGATTGTCGTTCCGTACAAGCTATACGAGGTTTGCTATCTTTACTGTCTGTTTGTTTGCTGAGAAAAAACGAGAATAAGAAAAGGAGAGAGAGGAAATCAGTAGTTGGCTATATAAGAGTTggtctttaataatttttctgaattttcaatttgcctgcattttttattcttggAAGTGAAATGAAGCGTCTTAAGCTTGCTGGTGAAAGTTCATTTCTCGCACTCACAGATAAGTGAAATTTCACCTTTTCGGGTTCTTTTTTGGACATCTTTTCGCTCCGATTGGTTGCTGAGAGAACtcaggaaaataaaagaagtgaaCAATTGGATGGGAGAGATTGAGCTTAAGTTGATTGTTAGACATATCGAAGTCGAGTTGCTCATTTTCTTAGAATATGCTAAAAACCACTGTATTCAAAACGAAAATCTCGTCAGATCTTCCTCTAAACCTTGCACTGCTGTGTACACTGTACATAGAGCATTACTTCGATGAAGAATTACTTCTAATTGAACTCTATTGCAAatatttgcattattttttttttcttgcaatttCCTATAATCACATTTGGctttaaaaatgttaagaaatgtCTGGATataacttttttgttttggataatTCTTTAGTTCTCTCTCTTTGGTTTCTGATAATTAGACTTTTCTCATAAGTTCATTATGGCTTGCAGAACTTTACAGAATTGGAATACTTGCTTCTCGGATTGGTTTCAGCTGTTCCTTCTTTCTTGATACCAATGCTATTTGCGGGGGAGGTAAATTATTAAACCATCTTTATCTTTTCCACCTGTAATGGATTTGTTTCAatgcaaaacaaaagaaaaggccACAAGTGAGTTTGTCTCTGGATTGGGCTACATTTTAGACTAAGATTTTATTGTTTGTATACATTACACTGTATTGTTGATGTATCTGCGTTGTATGTTCagcaaaatattttatcaatattctTTTTTGCAGTCATGGGGATTTTCCAATACCAGTTCCTACATTCTGTTTTCCCTAGCAGCAAACAAACTCCAAGTGAACTATTACCTAAACCTTTTGTTTCTTGTGACTTGCTGTCAGTTGACATTATCAAACTACAATTGCTTTTTCTTTAGTGATAGGTAATAAGAATTTTTGGATgaggaaaatattagaaaaataaacagaGATTGGTGTCCTTATTTATTGCTGCAGGACTATAACTTCCTTGGGAGATAGCATTACATCCTGAAGTAAATTTTAGCAGTTGGAGTGCTCAGGAGAAAGGActataattgttttttctttattgatagGTAATAAAAATTTTTGGATGAAAAGAATATAAGGAAGATAAACAGAGATTGGTATTCTGATTTATTACTGCAGGACTATAAGTTTATAACTTCCTTGGCGGATAGTATTCCATCCCTGATGTAAATTTTGGCAGTTGGAGTGTTCAGGAGGAAGGATAACTGAAGTAGCTTGCTGCTTTTACTTGTATATGTTATCAAGTTCTTATTTTTGGAGTAATTTTGCAGGTTGATAGGAGCCTGTGCTTGAAGGACCGTTATTGGTTAAAGGTTAGTGTTTTGTCCATAAACTCTTTCATATTAGTAACCTTATTTTCGGTGTGTACCAAGTCATGTTCTCTAAATATTCCAGgtccataaattttatttatgctaCAGTTGAAAATAGTACTAATGCTTATAAATTTAGACTGCTTTAATAGCTAATTATCATAGCTGAAAGTTAGCATTCAAGCAAGGATTTGAGTTGAAAATGGTGAGCTTGAATATCTAGGTTGAGGTGTTCGCTTGATCCAAATTCCATGAAGATCTAAAATGGAGAGTGCTGTAATACTGTGAAGGTGTTCTATATCATTTTGCTGGATTCCTAGGCAAAGCCATAGTTGACATTGTGTTGTTttcaaggaaaatgataaagaataccaaaaaaatattcttgTAGATTCTATCTCAATTGTTGATGTTTAACTGTTCCTTGCTTATCTTCTTTCCTATTTAAATTCCTATTTTGTTGCATTCTTTTTGTGCTTTGTAGAAAGGTAACTTTTCTAGGAAGTGTGCACCTTGactaaaacataaaattatttttgtggCAGGCCAGTTTGTGGATAGTAATCTTTAGTTATGTTGGGAATTACTTCTGGACCCATTATTTCTTTACAGTTTTGGGAGCTTCATATACCTTTCCATCATGGAAGATGAATAATGTAAGCCATAACTGCAGCAATAATTTGTGCTGCTGTTGCAAGTTGTTTTGCcttgtcattttatttatttatgggaatgccatttatatatatatatatatatatatatatttatttatttatttatttgttttgtgcaGGTACCACACACCACTTTCCTTCTCACACATGTCTGCTTCCTATTCTACCATATGTCGTCAAACATAACACTTCGTAGACTACGGCATTCTATTGCTGATTTGCCAGAGAAAATTCAGTGGTTTACTGAGGCTGCATGGATTTTAGCTCTTGCCTATTTCATAGCCTATTTAGAGACTATAGCTATTTCTAATGTAAGTGTCCTCATGATTCCTgtgctttttattattattgttttcattattattattattagaacaTTTCTCAAGCCCTCATTAACCTAAATCTGAAGCTTTTCAATGTTGGCCTGAGTGGATGCACCCCTAGATAAAGTACAACAGTGAGAAATGATTTATGTAGCCAATTCCAAATAGGCTTTGTTGAGTTGAATATCACCCGTAGCATTGTTTTTATTTACGATATGATTTATATTTGACTCTTAATTTAGAGAAGTTACCTATTAGCTGTTTCAGTTGCTTCCACAAGCAGCTGTTGCAACTCATTGGACTTTTTCAACTGAACCACTGAGGAAGCCTCCAAACAGACCCAATAGTACTTCTGTTGATCTTTCACGTGCTTGCTATGTCCTATGGAAATGagttcatttcatttttccctttttttcagCATCAGAAGATATGAAGCTGTCCTTAAGGAGGAGccattagaaaaataaaaatagagttagtaaaatgaggTCTTGATAGTTGATATCCTAATATACATATCCAGTTTGGGATAACACATATATAAATGAGCTGCCTATcgaaaaaaaggggaaaacatATATAAAGAAGCCATTTCATTCTAGGGAAAACACTGGCAGTAATTGATCACACTTAcaattagaaaaagaaagtgTCTCTAATGtgtgaattatatatatagatggaattttattataaaaaataaggtattattatttttgaaaatatgactGGCTAGGCCATGTAATGAACTAGTGGATGATTTTGATCCTGCTCTATCCTTTGTATGAAGTTGAGCATCATGTTTGAAACTCAGTGTAAATTATGTGATTTCTGGATATCTGCATGTACAAATAAGAGAGAATTTTTAGTTTGCTGCTTCTTTGAAATGCTTCCCAGTTGATACTATAAAAGCTAAACTATAGTACTTAACAATGCGGTAGGCACTGATATTTTAAACAAGACTAAgacaagttatttttattttgaacatGTGCAGTTTCCATATTATCAGTTTGTGGACCGGGCATCCATGTACAAAGTTGGGTCCTTGTTTTATGCTATTTATTTCATTGTAAGCTTCCCAATGTTTCTGAGGTAAGAATTCAACCCACTAGATTAATATGAACTGTTTCTGGTTTGAGGAACTTGTAGGCATTACTTGCAGCTCGTATAATATGTTCCAGATTCTGTTGTAGACTTGTATACAACCTGTGTATCTTGGTGCATAGGCCTTTTCATTAATAAGCATTTCCTCTTGCTtacttatccaaaaaaataaataaataaataagattctGTGGTAGACTTCCTAAATTACTTTCCTACAGTAGCATGGTTGTAcgattattatataatttgtaGAATTTATCTCTATTGCATTGGTTATGGATGGAATTTTAGGACTTGTTTGGAACTTTGGTATAGAGAATGGTGGGAATGAGAAATCAGTTCTATTCCCCATTCATTTGTGTTTGGATTGattttttagaatgaaaataagaataaaaattctATATGATATTATGAtccatcttcattttcattttatttccatttcctATTCCCACATACCAAACACACCCTTATAAGACTTATGAGGGAAGATTTTCCATTTTATATCATTGGTGTGAAGTGGAAGCACTGTGCCCTTTTGGTTTATCTAATACTCCTGGTTGGTGAGATTAAGGTTGCATAGACACCGAGAATTATGGACAACTGTTCTAGAAGCAAAAGGAATTAGGACATGCAGGATTAAGATAGAATGCATGGActataaatattgtaaaattgGGCAATATTAACAAGTGTATATTGAAGATCGATGACCATGCACTTTATACTCAGAAGTGACACTTTTTGTTGCTCTAGTTCTGGGCttttttggttgattttgttaaaagaattcAAACAATACTTCTCCTAGAACCTCCATTTTAGCTATTGTagaaatttatttcatgtttaatgAAACTTTTACTATATTCATATTTCATTCTAAAAATATAGCTTTGGCTTCGGCTTCAGGTTTTAGCCTAAGCCAAAAGCATATAGCTATATCCCAAGTGACCCTTAAAGTGGAAAGATATGTTCATTTACTTGGTCGGCAATGTGGATGTGATTGCTTGGGTTTCCCTTTATATCATACTAGGATTGTAAATAACAGTTGGAGGGAAAACCTAtcaggaaatgaaaaaaaaagaaaaaaagaaggaaaatcacGCAGTATGGGGGGAAATAGATAGGAAAGTTTACTATTCGTTTACAGCTAAGGTACCTgagtaagaaaaaatatcttAGATGTCTTctgtattttgaaaaattcaaaagagcATGAAAatgaaagtagaaaaataaaagatcttTATGTGATCAGTTAGAAACTAGATTCCTGAAGAATCTTTATACCAGCTATTTTCCTTGTTCTGACAGTATACTAATTCTCTGATGGGCATTTACCCATACTTGCAGGATTGATGAGAAACCTGGGAATACCTGGGACTTGCCCAGGGTGGCTGTAGATGCTCTGGGAGCTGCAATGCTTGTTACAATCATTCTTGATCTGTGGCGCATCTTTCTGGGACCTATTGTTCTGATCCCAGAATCAAACCAGTGCCATCAGCCAGGACTGCCATGGTTTCCAGGACACGGCCCCAAAGCTTGATGCCACATAACAAAGGCATGTTGTAAGTTTCTGACCACAAAAGAAACCAGAATCTGGGCTTCCCATGCTAAATTACTTCATTGATGTACTCTCCTTTTCAGGACAATGTGTTGCAAGAACTTGAATTGAGTAATGTTCCTACAAAGGCAACTCAGGTCTCTCCTAAATGTTGATTTCAATTTGAATGTTGCTGCTTTCCTCTTTTATTTTGCTCCTTTCCCCCtcatttattctatttttggAATGTGAAACTCTAGGGTTGCAATTTGGTACTCAATGAAAATAGGATTAGAATGAAAGTAAATCATAATGTTACGCAAAAGAGAGTAATCATAATCTTAGTGAAAGTAGGATTTAGTTTTTACAGTaacagtttttttaattttgttctcaTTTTAAAAGATTAATCTAAATAcattaacaaagaaaaatgaaattatgttttcatatatatatatatattttgataagtAAGTGCAAATTGTATAAAAACGCTAAAAGGgggtgcaccaaagtacacacagTGCATACAACAGCCGCCTAAATTCGtccccaaccaatcaataaaatcaactaaggATATTGAAGTATGTTCTATAAACATGTTTGTCCAAGATAATAAACTACACAAAAACAAGAACTTAAACCTTTGAATAGAAAGCTCCATATTCTCAAAAGATCttttatttctctccttccaaattgtccaaaagaGGCATAAAGGCATTGCCCTCCacactttctttctctttcttccaatgAATGAGCCTTGCcaccctaaaaaggtctctctAACGGAAGCTTGAATCACCAAACACACCCTGAACAAAGAGAACAAGAGCTCCCACAACAGCCTTGCTTTCCCACAATGCAAGAAAGTGTGGTCAACTGATTCCTCATGAGCATAATAAAGGGAGCATCTATTGGCTAAAGACCGCCCTCTCCTTTGCAATTGgtctaaagtcaaaactttcCTCCATgttgcctcccaagcaaaaaaaaaaaaccttaggaAGGACCCAAACATTCCACACAATACTAGTAGGGAAATGGCTTACCCTTACTTCCTTAAGGATGAAAATGAGGGACTTAACAGAAAATGAACCACTCTTTGTAACCGCCCAAAACACGTCATCCTCTCTCTCCTCAACCACCACCTTGTCTTAAATCCTTGACAAGAAGCATTCCAGTGTctcaatctcccaatcattgagaGGTCTAGAGAAGCTTGGGTTCCATCCACCCCCTATAGAAGAGTACACTCACAAATCCGCCATCCAAGCCTCTTTTGAGCTAGCTAAAGCGAACAAGGAAGGAAAAGACACACATAAAGGCTCATCCCCGCACCATCTGTCTCTCCAAAACTTGACCCTTCTTCCATTGCCCACTACAAAGAGAATTCTAGAAGAGACTAACTCCCACAAAAGCCTTATAGCCTTCCATAGACCAACACCAAGTTGTCCCTCACTTCCTTAGAGCACCAACCCCCTTCCAATTCCCCAAATTTACCACAAATAACTTCTCTCCAAAAAGCATCCATTTTCTTAGCAAAACGCCAAATCCATTTGCAAATGAGAGCCTTATTAAGAGAGTTAAGATATCTAACTCCAaggcctttttttcttttgtttaaacAAACAATATCCCATTTCACTAAATGAAGCTTTTTCTCTAGAACCCCacctccccacaaaaagtctTTTTGAATCTTCTTGAACCTTAAGCGAATCCTTCTCAACATTCGAAAAAGAGGCATAAAATAGATTGACAGGCTAGCTAGCGTGCTCTTGGGAACCAAACTAGAAATGTTGCACTGAGGCTTTTCACAAAGCACCCATGTTCATGAAATTCCTTAAAGAAACTCAAGACCTCAACCTTGACTACTTCCCAGTAGTGTTTGCCAGAAAGCCAGAGAAAAGCCATCCGACCCTAGAGCTTTATCCCCATTTAACTCTAACAGGGCAATGAACACCTCCTCCTCACGAAACGGTTCCTCCAAATTTGTTGCATCTTGACTATGAAGAATAGTAAACTACATATCCCTTATACTAGGGTGCCATTCCCTTAGCAGTTTTGATAGAAGTGACTAAAAAGCCTGAACAACCTTTTTCCTCATATCAGCCTCCTCTATGAGAGAAACCCCGTTAGTCTTCACCTTAGCTGTAAtgcccaagtttttttttttaggggcaatttaggaaaatattaataatattaaattaattaactaattattttaataaaatggaagaagggtgaaaatgtaattttacgaataataccctaggtataaattagaattttgttaTTCCTGTTCTTTTCTGAATCGCGTTCATGTTCGCAGAGAGTTCTTGAGAACGTAA is part of the Vitis riparia cultivar Riparia Gloire de Montpellier isolate 1030 chromosome 17, EGFV_Vit.rip_1.0, whole genome shotgun sequence genome and harbors:
- the LOC117905013 gene encoding cycloeucalenol cycloisomerase, encoding MGGTGAASSSLWLATNPSKRWGELFFLLYTPFWLTLCLGIVVPYKLYENFTELEYLLLGLVSAVPSFLIPMLFAGEVDRSLCLKDRYWLKASLWIVIFSYVGNYFWTHYFFTVLGASYTFPSWKMNNVPHTTFLLTHVCFLFYHMSSNITLRRLRHSIADLPEKIQWFTEAAWILALAYFIAYLETIAISNFPYYQFVDRASMYKVGSLFYAIYFIVSFPMFLRIDEKPGNTWDLPRVAVDALGAAMLVTIILDLWRIFLGPIVLIPESNQCHQPGLPWFPGHGPKA